Proteins from a genomic interval of Dasania marina DSM 21967:
- a CDS encoding DUF1348 family protein produces the protein MSNSEARPPLPPFNHEDAVIKARKAEDAWNTQNPEAIAMAYTADSQWRNRSEFIQGREQIIAFLQRKWAKELEYRLIKEVWCHTDDRIAVRFVYEWQDEAGQWYRSHGNENWQFDKQGLMAARHASINDVAITEQQRKFHWPLGPRPESHPGLSELGL, from the coding sequence ATGAGTAACTCAGAAGCACGGCCGCCACTTCCCCCCTTTAACCATGAAGACGCGGTAATCAAAGCCCGCAAAGCCGAAGATGCTTGGAATACGCAAAACCCTGAGGCTATTGCCATGGCCTATACAGCGGATTCCCAGTGGCGCAATCGCTCGGAGTTTATTCAGGGCCGCGAGCAAATCATTGCCTTTTTACAACGCAAATGGGCTAAGGAATTAGAGTATCGTTTGATTAAAGAAGTATGGTGCCACACCGACGACCGTATAGCGGTGCGTTTTGTTTATGAGTGGCAGGATGAGGCTGGCCAGTGGTACCGCAGCCACGGCAATGAAAACTGGCAGTTTGATAAGCAGGGCTTAATGGCTGCCCGCCATGCGAGCATTAATGATGTGGCCATCACCGAACAGCAGCGCAAATTTCACTGGCCTTTAGGGCCAAGGCCCGAGAGCCACCCCGGCTTATCGGAGCTGGGCTTGTAG
- the lhgO gene encoding L-2-hydroxyglutarate oxidase: MSDVDYDYLIIGGGIVGLATAMQLQQRDPSKKVLLLEKEDQYAKHQTGHNSGVIHAGVYYAPGSLKADFCKRGVDATLTFCAANNIKVEQCGKLLVATNDTEVERMQALFTRCQENGLDVELLSQAELKEREPNIVGLGAIFVKTTGIVNYQHVSIAMAKQFQALGGEARLNTEVTGLQETADNIRVTANCGGEIKTITAGFLITCSGLMADRTTRMLGIETDFQIIPFRGEYYQLPAKHNDIVKHLIYPIPDPELPFLGVHLTRMIDGSVTVGPNAVQGWKREGYGKINISLRDVMDMICFKGFWKVLQANYKTGLVETWNSWWKPGYLKLVQKYCPQLTLADLKPYPAGIRAQAVLSDGSLVHDFLFAESPRSLHVCNAPSPAATSAIPIGEFIVAKLPA, translated from the coding sequence GTGAGCGACGTAGATTACGATTACCTTATTATCGGCGGCGGCATCGTGGGGCTTGCTACCGCTATGCAGTTGCAGCAGCGCGACCCCAGCAAAAAAGTGCTATTGCTAGAAAAAGAAGATCAGTACGCCAAACATCAAACCGGCCACAACAGCGGCGTTATCCACGCCGGCGTTTACTATGCCCCCGGCAGCTTAAAAGCCGATTTTTGTAAGCGCGGCGTGGATGCCACACTTACGTTTTGCGCAGCAAATAATATCAAGGTAGAACAATGCGGCAAGCTACTAGTTGCCACCAACGACACCGAAGTTGAGCGCATGCAGGCCCTGTTTACCCGCTGCCAAGAAAATGGCTTAGACGTAGAGCTGTTATCACAAGCAGAGTTAAAAGAGCGCGAACCAAATATAGTCGGCCTAGGTGCCATCTTTGTAAAAACAACCGGCATCGTCAACTACCAACACGTCAGCATCGCCATGGCTAAGCAGTTTCAAGCACTGGGTGGTGAAGCGCGATTAAATACCGAAGTGACCGGCCTACAGGAAACCGCTGACAATATTAGGGTAACGGCGAACTGCGGCGGCGAGATTAAAACTATCACTGCAGGGTTTTTAATCACTTGTTCCGGCTTAATGGCCGACCGCACCACGCGCATGTTAGGTATAGAAACCGACTTCCAAATTATTCCCTTTCGCGGCGAATACTATCAACTACCCGCCAAGCACAACGATATTGTTAAGCATTTAATATACCCCATCCCCGACCCTGAGCTACCGTTTTTAGGTGTGCATCTCACCCGCATGATCGATGGCTCTGTCACCGTAGGCCCCAATGCAGTACAGGGCTGGAAGCGCGAAGGCTATGGCAAAATTAATATCAGCCTACGCGATGTCATGGATATGATTTGCTTTAAAGGCTTTTGGAAAGTATTACAGGCTAATTATAAAACCGGCTTAGTGGAAACCTGGAACTCTTGGTGGAAACCCGGCTATTTAAAGTTAGTACAAAAATACTGCCCGCAATTAACCCTAGCCGATTTAAAGCCCTACCCCGCCGGCATACGGGCACAAGCGGTATTAAGTGATGGCAGCTTAGTACATGACTTTTTATTCGCCGAAAGCCCACGTAGCCTGCATGTGTGTAACGCCCCATCACCGGCAGCCACCTCGGCTATTCCTATAGGTGAATTCATTGTCGCTAAGCTGCCTGCATAG
- the csiR gene encoding DNA-binding transcriptional regulator CsiR → MPTVAQYATTAPENSDNYASQVLGQLKKDILNGYFGPGEKLKMATLKERYQVGVSPLREALSQLLVEQLVVVENQRGFRVHPISLAEMKDIYDTRAQIEALCVRQAIARGDDNWEAAIVAASHRLNKSGELLAKAADDVQEWELRHQAFHTAIASGCGSGTLMQVRRSLYEKASRYRNLWLNQNMSERSVYHANRQEHDELVAALLQRDSEAAIDLISQHLLRPSQLLQQAEPSLF, encoded by the coding sequence ATGCCTACCGTTGCCCAATACGCTACTACAGCGCCCGAAAATTCAGACAATTACGCCTCTCAGGTATTAGGTCAATTAAAAAAAGATATTCTCAATGGCTATTTTGGCCCCGGTGAAAAGCTGAAAATGGCTACCTTAAAAGAACGCTATCAAGTGGGTGTCAGTCCCCTGCGTGAGGCACTCTCACAGCTATTGGTAGAACAACTAGTGGTGGTAGAGAATCAACGTGGTTTTAGGGTGCACCCTATCTCGTTGGCAGAGATGAAGGATATTTATGATACCCGTGCCCAGATTGAGGCGCTGTGTGTAAGGCAGGCCATAGCGCGCGGGGATGATAATTGGGAGGCAGCAATTGTGGCGGCTTCCCACCGGTTGAATAAATCGGGGGAATTATTAGCAAAGGCGGCGGATGACGTGCAGGAGTGGGAGTTGCGCCATCAGGCTTTTCACACGGCTATAGCCAGCGGCTGTGGCTCGGGCACTTTGATGCAGGTGCGCAGATCGTTATACGAAAAAGCCTCGCGCTACCGCAACCTGTGGCTTAACCAGAATATGTCTGAGCGCAGCGTCTACCACGCCAACCGCCAAGAGCACGATGAGCTGGTGGCGGCGTTATTACAGCGTGATAGCGAGGCGGCCATTGACTTGATTAGCCAGCACTTGCTGCGTCCCAGCCAATTATTACAGCAAGCTGAGCCTAGCTTGTTTTAA
- the glaH gene encoding glutarate dioxygenase GlaH: MNALAIQQPASVSPIGFTIAPYPASERLQVVTLSAATVKTFKSSCETLSVQAVEYKPFLRFALAEALDKITDYSLGAFLHATLRNRNTGGFLLEYEGQPTDAEQANQEGDFHVQLSTAISHMCGIPNHDAMYGKFYARFTVENKDNSDSYLRQAHRRMELHNDGTFVNEQTDFVLMMKMAEENMEGGDSLLLHLDDWQDLNKFYHHPLAKQAIQWGAPPSKNVTTKIHHPVFIDEDVNGNPQLSYIDQFAEPQNRAQGLYLHAMGESLESEENCINVRVKVGSMLVIQNYMWLHGRDKFVAHDGLRRELLRQRGHFTR; this comes from the coding sequence ATGAACGCATTAGCCATACAACAACCTGCTTCCGTTAGCCCCATCGGCTTTACCATAGCTCCCTACCCCGCCAGCGAACGCCTGCAAGTGGTAACACTAAGCGCCGCAACCGTTAAAACCTTTAAAAGCAGCTGTGAAACCCTGTCTGTGCAAGCAGTGGAGTACAAGCCCTTCCTACGCTTTGCCTTGGCTGAAGCGCTGGATAAAATCACCGATTACAGCTTGGGTGCCTTTTTACACGCCACCCTACGCAACCGCAACACCGGCGGCTTCCTATTAGAATATGAAGGCCAGCCTACTGACGCTGAGCAAGCCAACCAAGAGGGCGACTTTCACGTACAGCTGTCTACCGCCATCTCCCATATGTGCGGTATCCCCAACCATGACGCCATGTACGGTAAATTCTACGCCCGCTTCACTGTAGAAAATAAAGACAACAGCGACAGCTACTTGCGCCAAGCGCACCGTCGTATGGAGCTGCACAACGACGGCACCTTTGTTAACGAACAAACCGACTTTGTGTTAATGATGAAGATGGCCGAAGAAAACATGGAAGGTGGCGACTCGCTACTATTGCACCTAGACGACTGGCAAGACCTTAATAAGTTTTACCACCACCCACTAGCCAAGCAAGCAATACAATGGGGTGCGCCACCTAGCAAGAACGTTACCACTAAGATTCATCATCCGGTATTTATTGATGAAGATGTTAACGGCAACCCGCAGCTTTCCTACATAGACCAATTTGCCGAGCCACAAAACCGCGCCCAGGGCTTATACTTACACGCCATGGGTGAGTCGCTAGAGAGCGAAGAAAACTGCATTAACGTGCGGGTTAAAGTAGGCTCTATGCTGGTGATACAAAACTATATGTGGCTACACGGCCGCGACAAGTTTGTTGCCCATGATGGTTTACGCCGCGAGCTATTAAGACAGCGTGGCCACTTCACTCGATAA
- a CDS encoding substrate-binding periplasmic protein: MKYRRYLTLLFLSCLQSLSFAAGQIVVATDIWEDFSNPDGSGYYTDILKAIYEPRGIKVVVKYVPYKRSVEMMQSDKADVVLGVYKSENLPGSYADQPLEMDVVDAAISPALAATWSGLESLADKKVGAVLGNDFNEFVPVSIQYKELSKLKSLVKMLNHQRIDAILDYEADIQRELQLSGEAANFEIKLGVIKTPSFAVFTKSSHGQAMLAIFNEEFIKLHQSGKLKELLMNNTGSLEGYPVLE, translated from the coding sequence ATGAAATATCGTCGCTATCTAACACTACTCTTTTTAAGCTGTCTGCAAAGCTTAAGTTTTGCTGCTGGGCAGATTGTGGTTGCTACCGATATATGGGAGGACTTTAGTAATCCCGATGGCAGTGGTTATTACACCGATATACTCAAAGCAATATATGAACCACGTGGTATTAAAGTAGTGGTTAAGTATGTGCCTTATAAGCGCTCGGTTGAAATGATGCAGAGTGATAAAGCAGATGTGGTGCTGGGGGTTTATAAGAGTGAAAATCTACCCGGTAGCTATGCCGATCAGCCCTTAGAAATGGATGTGGTGGATGCGGCGATAAGCCCAGCTTTAGCTGCCACTTGGAGTGGCTTAGAGTCTTTGGCCGATAAAAAAGTAGGCGCGGTGCTAGGCAATGATTTTAATGAATTTGTGCCGGTGAGCATACAGTACAAGGAGCTTTCTAAGCTCAAATCCTTGGTGAAAATGCTTAACCACCAGCGCATAGACGCGATACTGGATTATGAGGCCGATATACAGCGTGAATTACAACTCTCGGGTGAGGCCGCAAACTTTGAAATTAAATTAGGGGTAATCAAAACCCCTAGTTTTGCGGTATTTACTAAAAGCAGCCACGGCCAAGCAATGCTGGCCATCTTTAATGAAGAATTTATCAAGCTGCATCAAAGCGGCAAATTAAAAGAGTTGTTAATGAATAATACCGGTAGCCTTGAGGGCTATCCGGTATTGGAATAA
- a CDS encoding DUF885 domain-containing protein — translation MLVSRLLTAMLIIGSILTSPAYAISESERAMQLYDAIYDEAVDRDPVWQTYLGIKKDYNKWNDISEQFLLAEVNHAKKNLQRLATIDTTQLTPQALLSHQLLSLNLQNQITDYPWRHHSYPVNQMFGTHSEIPAFLINQHSIANRKEALDYIARVAASQHLLAQLIEQLKIREAKGIIPPSFVFPHVIRDAKNLISGQPFSEGEDSALLADFSSKLKPLKLDGTEATALLKQLKQALLTQLQPGYQQLRAHLQILQQKSDSRAGVWKLPEGEAFYNNALARTTTTTLTADQIHTLGLQEVARIHDEMRAIMQRLKFNGSLQDFFTFMRDDPQFYYPSTMLGRQQYLTEATALIDDMAGRLEQLFLTLPKAPLKVKRVEIFREKSAGKAFYQMPAPDGSRPGIYYANLHDMASMPNYQMAALAYHEGIPGHHMQIAIKQEMDSLPKFRKFEGYTAYTEGWGLYAEMLPKELGLYQDPYADFGRLAMELWRACRLVVDTGIHAKRWTRQQGIDYYANNTPNALADAVKMVERHIVMPSQATAYKIGMLKIIELREKARLALGERFDIREYHDVLLLNGAVPLTVLETLVDSYIAKQLGPAH, via the coding sequence ATGCTTGTATCACGCCTGCTAACGGCCATGTTAATCATCGGCAGTATCTTAACCAGCCCAGCCTATGCGATAAGCGAATCCGAGCGCGCGATGCAGCTCTACGACGCTATTTATGACGAGGCGGTAGACCGCGATCCGGTATGGCAAACCTATTTAGGCATCAAAAAAGATTACAATAAGTGGAACGATATATCGGAGCAATTTTTACTGGCCGAAGTCAATCATGCCAAAAAAAACCTACAACGTTTGGCAACCATTGATACCACGCAACTAACGCCACAGGCCCTACTTAGCCATCAACTACTGAGCCTAAACCTGCAAAACCAAATTACCGATTATCCATGGCGCCATCACAGCTATCCGGTTAATCAAATGTTTGGTACCCATTCTGAAATACCTGCGTTTTTAATTAACCAACACAGCATCGCTAACCGGAAAGAGGCCTTAGATTATATCGCCAGGGTTGCAGCCAGCCAGCATTTACTGGCACAACTGATAGAGCAATTAAAAATCAGGGAGGCTAAGGGCATTATCCCCCCTAGCTTTGTCTTCCCCCATGTTATACGCGACGCCAAAAACTTAATAAGCGGCCAGCCCTTTAGCGAGGGCGAAGACAGTGCCCTGCTAGCTGACTTCAGCAGCAAGCTCAAGCCACTAAAGTTGGACGGCACTGAAGCCACGGCACTGCTTAAGCAACTTAAGCAGGCACTGCTCACCCAGTTACAACCCGGCTACCAACAACTCAGAGCCCACTTACAAATACTGCAGCAAAAATCTGATAGCCGCGCAGGGGTATGGAAGCTACCCGAGGGTGAAGCGTTTTATAATAATGCCTTAGCCCGTACTACCACGACTACGTTAACGGCAGATCAAATTCATACCCTAGGATTACAAGAAGTAGCACGCATACACGACGAGATGCGTGCGATTATGCAGCGGCTAAAATTTAACGGCAGCCTACAAGATTTTTTCACGTTTATGCGTGACGACCCACAATTTTATTACCCTAGTACTATGCTGGGCCGGCAACAATATTTAACCGAAGCCACTGCGCTTATTGATGATATGGCCGGCCGTTTAGAGCAATTATTTTTAACCCTACCCAAGGCCCCGCTAAAAGTTAAGCGAGTGGAAATCTTTAGAGAAAAGTCTGCCGGCAAGGCCTTTTACCAAATGCCCGCACCCGACGGTTCGCGACCCGGCATCTATTACGCCAACCTGCATGACATGGCCTCTATGCCCAACTATCAAATGGCGGCACTGGCCTATCACGAGGGTATACCCGGCCACCATATGCAAATAGCCATTAAGCAAGAAATGGACAGCCTACCTAAGTTTCGTAAATTTGAAGGCTATACCGCCTATACCGAAGGCTGGGGTTTATATGCCGAAATGCTGCCCAAAGAGCTAGGCCTATACCAAGACCCTTACGCCGACTTCGGCCGCCTAGCGATGGAGTTGTGGCGCGCCTGCCGCCTAGTGGTAGACACCGGCATACACGCTAAGCGCTGGACCAGGCAACAAGGCATAGATTACTACGCCAACAACACCCCCAACGCCTTAGCCGACGCGGTTAAAATGGTGGAGCGCCATATCGTCATGCCCTCACAGGCCACCGCCTACAAAATAGGCATGTTAAAAATTATTGAGCTGCGGGAAAAAGCCCGGCTGGCCTTAGGGGAACGTTTTGATATCCGCGAGTATCACGATGTACTGCTGCTTAACGGCGCCGTGCCATTAACGGTGCTGGAAACGCTAGTAGATAGCTATATCGCCAAACAGCTAGGCCCAGCACATTAA